A window from Buchnera aphidicola (Mindarus abietinus) encodes these proteins:
- the aspS gene encoding aspartate--tRNA ligase, with product MRTKYCGQVKLSDVNNYVQLCGWVNKIRDLGNIIFVDMRDKEGIVQVVFNSKNKKIFQESCLLKQEACIQILGIVKEREKKNKNLILPTGEIEVLVEKLKIFNNSKPLPLDFNYENNEEIRFKYRYLDLRNLKLFNNLKIRNNISILIRNFMNKNGFLDIETPILTKSTPEGAKDYLIPSRIHKGKFYALPQSPQLFKQLLMISGFDKYYQIVKCFRDEDLRSDRQPEFTQIDIEMSFIKEKKIRQFIEKMIRYVWKNIVNLDIGKFPVLTYFQAINDYGSDKPDLRNPIKIIELSHIFKKNLSFFNLKKNDDQNYRIAGLHISYNLKISRKKIEEYKIYIAKYNIKKLYLIKVTDVLNKTHGFKGSINSILSIDVIKKLLNEINLKNNDLILIVADNRNIVNHALGKLREKIGKNFDIFKKNQWKPVWIIDFPMFKKDEAGNFNSVHHPFTAPKKDNITELKKDPEKTLSNSYDLVINGCEVGGGSMRINTKEMQKTIFSILKISKELQEKSFGFFLKALNYGTPPHGGIAIGLDRITMLLTNSKSIKDVIAFPKSTSATCLMTKSPNTIKNIELIELGIKKI from the coding sequence ATGAGAACAAAATATTGCGGACAAGTTAAATTATCTGATGTTAATAATTATGTTCAATTATGCGGATGGGTAAATAAAATAAGAGATTTAGGAAACATTATTTTTGTAGATATGAGAGATAAAGAAGGGATTGTTCAAGTAGTTTTTAATTCAAAAAATAAAAAAATATTTCAGGAATCTTGTTTATTAAAACAAGAAGCTTGTATTCAAATTCTTGGAATTGTTAAGGAAAGAGAAAAAAAAAATAAAAATTTAATTTTACCTACTGGAGAAATAGAAGTATTAGTTGAAAAATTAAAAATTTTTAATAATTCAAAACCATTACCTTTAGATTTTAATTATGAAAATAACGAAGAAATAAGATTTAAATACCGTTATTTAGACTTAAGAAATTTAAAATTATTTAATAATTTAAAAATCAGAAATAATATTTCAATATTAATCAGAAATTTTATGAATAAAAATGGTTTTTTAGATATTGAAACTCCTATATTAACAAAATCAACTCCAGAAGGAGCTAAAGATTATTTAATACCAAGTAGAATTCATAAAGGAAAATTTTATGCTTTACCTCAATCTCCTCAATTATTTAAACAGTTATTAATGATTTCTGGTTTTGATAAATATTATCAAATTGTAAAATGCTTTAGAGATGAAGATTTAAGGTCTGATAGACAACCTGAATTTACTCAAATTGACATTGAAATGTCATTCATTAAAGAAAAAAAAATTCGTCAATTTATAGAAAAAATGATTAGATACGTATGGAAAAATATTGTTAATTTAGACATTGGAAAGTTTCCTGTTCTCACATATTTTCAAGCCATTAATGATTACGGATCAGATAAACCTGACCTAAGAAACCCTATTAAAATAATTGAACTTTCTCATATATTTAAAAAAAATCTTTCTTTTTTTAACTTAAAAAAAAATGATGATCAAAACTATCGTATCGCGGGTTTACATATTTCTTATAACCTTAAAATAAGCAGAAAAAAAATAGAAGAATATAAAATATATATTGCAAAATATAATATTAAAAAGCTTTATTTAATTAAAGTAACTGATGTTTTAAACAAAACTCATGGATTTAAAGGTTCTATAAATTCTATATTATCAATAGATGTAATTAAGAAATTATTAAATGAAATAAATCTTAAAAATAATGATTTAATATTAATTGTAGCCGATAATAGAAATATTGTTAATCATGCATTAGGAAAATTAAGAGAAAAAATAGGAAAAAATTTTGATATTTTCAAAAAAAATCAATGGAAACCCGTATGGATTATAGATTTTCCTATGTTTAAAAAAGATGAAGCAGGAAATTTTAACTCCGTTCATCATCCTTTTACTGCTCCTAAAAAGGATAACATAACGGAATTAAAAAAAGATCCTGAAAAAACGTTATCTAATTCTTATGATCTCGTGATTAATGGATGCGAAGTAGGCGGGGGATCTATGAGAATTAATACTAAAGAAATGCAAAAAACTATATTTAGTATATTAAAAATTTCTAAAGAATTACAAGAAAAAAGTTTTGGATTTTTTCTAAAGGCATTAAATTATGGAACTCCGCCACATGGAGGAATAGCAATAGGGCTAGATAGAATAACGATGCTTTTAACAAATAGTAAAAGTATTAAAGACGTCATAGCCTTTCCAAAAAGTACAAGTGCTACTTGTTTAATGACTAAATCCCCAAATACTATAAAAAACATAGAATTAATAGAACTAGGAATAAAAAAGATTTAA